The Gimesia sp. genome segment GGACGCGAGCCGTTCCATGGCGTGAACTTCATCACAGCGCACGACGGTTTCACACTGAATGACCTGGTGAGCTACGAGCATAAGCACAACTATGCGAACCGCGAAGATAATCGTGATGGTGAAAACAACAACATCAGCATGAATTTCGGCGTGGAAGGTCCCACGGATGATCCTGCGATCAATGCGATGCGGGAACGTCAGATCAAAAACTTCCTCGCGACTCTCTTTCTGAGTCAGGGCGTGCCCATGCTGCTTTCCGGCGATGAATGTCGTCGAACACAGCGGGGGAATAACAACACTTACTGCCAGGATAACGAAATTTCCTGGTTCGACTGGTCACTGGTCGACAAGCATCGTGGCCTGTATCGTTTCTGTAAGGAGTTGATCCACTTCCGTCTGAATGAGCCTACGCTCCGCCAGCGGAACTTCCTGACCGGTCAATCCGATGGTGTAGAGAAGCTGCCGGATGTCAGCTGGTACAACGTCATGGGAGAGCCGGTCAATTGGGAACACGACAGGAATTGCCTGATGTGTATTCTGGGGGCTAAGCACTCCTCACGACGCATCAAGGATGGCTCGGATCTGATGATCATGGTCAATACATCGCCCGATCCTCAGGCATTTGAGCTGCCGGATGGTATCAAGCCAAAGGCCTGGAGTCTGGTCATCGACACTTCGGCCCGGTCTCCACTGGATATCTTCCCGAAGCGGGACGGAACAACGCTCTTCCCGCGAGTGGCCGTACTGCCGCCTCGCTCGCTGAAGTGCTATACGCGTAAAGTGGGACGCAGGTAAGAATCTCAAGCTCCGCCTGACTACTGTTGCATGAGCTGGATAATCACAATGATGATTCCCAGCGGGATGCACCAGTAGGCGAAGTAGTGCAGCTTGCCTTTCTCCAGCCAGCGTACGAGCAGCCAGAGAGCGACGATTCCGACCACTGCTGAAATGACGGCCCCTGCAGCCAGCAGGCTCAGGGGAGTGGTCAGGTCCTTTTTGGAGATAATCTCTGCAGTTTCCAGGATAGTTGCTCCCGAAATGGCCGGGATCGCCAGCAGGAAAGAAAAGGTTGCCGCCGACTGTCGCGACAGTCCCATCAGCAGCCCAGCCACAATGGTGCTGCCGCTGCGTGAGATCCCGGGAAGTATCGCAAACGCCTGTGCGAAACCGATCAGCAGCGCCTGTTTGTAGGTGATCTCGGTGTAGCTCTTATCGGTCTGTGGGATGCGGGGAATCATCAATAGAAACAGGCCAGTGATGGGCAGCATGCAGCCCGCGAGCAGTGAGCTTTCCAGATAATGCTCGGCGAATTTTTTCGCGGCCAGGCCAATTACCACGACCGGCAGCGTGCCAACGATCAGCAGTGGGATGACGCGCATGTCCTGGCTGAGCAGTCGAAAGATCGTCCGTCGGTAGAAAATCAGAATCGACAGTAGCGTGCCTGCGTGCAGGACGATATTTACGTCGGTCTGGTCTGACTGGATTTCCAGAAAGCTTTCAACGATGACCAGGTGTCCAGATGAGCTGACGGGCAGGAATTCGGTGATTCCCTGAATGATCGACAGCAGGAACATTTTCAACCAGGTCATGAGGGTGTCTTTTCCATCGAGTAAGAGGTTGGGGTAGTGCAGGCAGCGTATTGGAACCGATTTACGTTGTTTTATCCAAGACCAATCTACGACGAGAAATCGTCCGTAGTGGCGAGGGGGTAAGTCTTTTATCTGGTGAATCTTAGGGGGTTATAGTGGAAGGCAGTGTAAGTAGGAATCTCTAGAAAGAGTCAAAAAAACTCTATAACCGGGAATCGGAATCTTGTCAATTTGAGTCGACTTTAACGGTTGAACCGGTTAGTTCGACCCGCTATTGTGGTCGACTATTGTAAATGACGTTTCGAAATGACTCTTTTCAAATTGTAACGGATCACAATGAATACGCTTATTCCAGCAACAATGGTGCTGTCGCTTTCTCTGGCACCAATGCAGGCCGTGGAAGTGCCTGCCATTCCTGAAAACGTAGTCAAGTTATTTCAAGTGGAAGAAGATGTTTCCAATCATCAGATTCTTCTGTTTACTGCCAGCTGGTGTCCAGCCTGTGTGCAGATGAAGAATAACGAATTTCCCGCACTGCGAGACAAGAACTGGGAAATCGGCGAAAGTCAATCCAGCCACATTCGCGTGATTGACGTGGATCAACATCCGGGACTCACGGATAAGTATAACGTGCAGTCACTACCCACACTCATTCTGGTTGTCGATGGCAAAGAAGTCAGCCGCTCCGGTTCACTGAATGCCTACAGCATCGCTGAGATGTTCTACAATCGCAAATAAGCTCACTGTGAGCTGAGGTGTGACGCTCCTGAGCCGGCTTTTCCGGTCGGCTCATTTACTTTCCAGGAACCCAGGATTCGGGAAGAAGCGATTTCCGTCCGCAGGTGATGGACCTCGCCCCCCATGCGTACCAGGGAGTGCTGCAGGCTGTGAACCTGGCGGCATTCCTGCTCGAGATGTGGAAACAGACCGTGCGATAGTTTCGCCTGGGCGAGCTGATCCGAAAGCTGGTTGATTTCCTGTTCCAGCCCGCGTTTGAGTTTGCGCGTGAACATCATCACCAGGAATCCGGTCCAGATCAGGAAAATGACGCCCGCGGTCACGTAGAAATCAATGGGCAGAATCCGGGACTCATTGAAAAAGGAATCCATGAAGAAGTTCCTGCCGATGCGGACCAGGGCATAAATCACGAAGGTCAGAAACAGGCTTTCGTAAACCAGTCGCGTGAACCATCCCGAATTCTTGCGCGCCAGTTTACCGATGATACCATCGATCTTCGTGCCGGCATCACTGAGAAATTCTTCTTCGACATGGGCGGCTTCGGTCTGCAGTCGTTCCAGCGAGTCGGTCAACTGCGGCTGGTTCTCGAGGCCGGCTGCCTGGGTGTAGCCGTCAATCAGCAATTGTGATTCACGTAAAGTATTGTCATCCAGACCAAAGGAGCCGATGCGTTTCAGTCGATCTTCGGCGGCCTGTTCTTTGTGACGATCCCCGAGCCAGCGTGCTCCCTGCAGAGCGCCAATCAGCGCGACCTGAGCTGAGTTACGGGCGCGGAACAGGCTGGCGGATGCGATCAGATTTCCCAAGCCGTTATAAAGCCGGAGCATCATTGCAAAGGGACTCGCCCCCCAGGAATCAGAAATGCTGGAGAGCAGTCTGCGTTCCCAGAGATTGCGGCTGATCAGGAGCTCCGAGCGAAGTTCCTGCGACATCTGGGTTGTGAGCGTCACGTGCTGCTGTTTTAAAAACGATTCCAGTTCGCGGATTTCGGGGAGGCTCTGCTCAAACTTCTGCGCACAGTGATCGATGGCATGTTGAATCAGTTCCAGCAGATTGGCGCGACGAACCTGCAGGCGTTCGGACTTGCCGAGTTGTGTACTGAGAATATTCTGCAGGCTGGCAAATTCCGGATCGATGGGCCGGTCTGCGAGCTGGTCTTCCAGGGCTCGAACCGAATCGACAAAGTAGATTTCAGGAACTTCAAACTGTTGCGAGAGCTGCTCGCGCCAGTCGTCACGGATATCCTCGTCCAGGCCAGCGTGGGTCTGGACGAAAATCAGGCGACGTCCGACAGCTGCCTCGCGCAACTCGTCCGAAACGCGTGCAGAACGATATTTCTGCTGCGTCGATGCATACAGCAGGATATCGCAGAGCGGAATGATATGCTGTAGCCGTGTGAGATTGTTTTCTCCTTCGCTTTCTTCTGAAGTGTCTGGGTCCGGGCAATCAATCAAAATGATGTTTCGCAATTGATCCAGGGGTTTCTGTTCCACCTGAAACTGGCTCAGATCGAGCCCCAGCCGGTCCAGGTCGGTGTCGGGGTGTGCAATCAGCACCGGTTGAGTGGTGGTGGGACGCTGTCGGCCAGAGGTTGTGCAGTAAGAGCCGACCAGTGCGTTGACCAGACTGCTTTTCCCGGTTCCGGTCCCGCCAAATGTGGCAATTACCAGCGGGGATTCCAGTCGGACCCGCAGCATGTCCAGACGGGGCAGTAGCTGCTGGATAACGGCCTGACACTGCTGTGCCGTCCTCCAGCCGGTGGACTTCTGGCTCCAGTTCGTGAGTTGCTGGATCAATCCATCCACGGCTGCCAGCATTTCTATCTGTGCAATTTCCGACGTAGGCATAAGTCACGAAGTCCTGTGTCAAATTCACTTTCACGAGGTCAGGGTCAGAGAGAGACCTGCAGTTGTTTCAGTTCCGTTTCCAGTTGAGCTGTCAGTTTCTGGACCGCCTGGTAAGTTTCACTCTCAGGTAGAGAGACTGCCGATTTTAACTCTTCGGGTAATGTCTTCAGCAAGTGTTCGCGAATCGCGGTCGCCAGCCATTCCGTCCGTTTCTGAGCAAAGACCGCATGGAATCTGCGAAACTTGGCTTCCAGATAGCCCATGCCTGTCGCTGCGGTACTGCTGACTGCGGTCTCCCCGAACGTGGTTGTTGCTGCACCGCCGGCAACATCGCCGGTGACGTTGACCACGGATTGAATCATGGTATCGGTCACAAGTTGTGTGCCCACATCACCCACTGCTCCGAAACCGACAAAGAACAGGCCGACACTCAGAGCGGGACGACCGACGGCCGCCACGCGATCCAGTTGCTTGAGGAATGTGTAATACTGGGGGCTCTCATCTTTGAAGAACGTCATTTCCCGGTCGACGAGTTCCTCAAGCTGACCATTGAAATCAAAGGCCGCGTGTTCCTGGTGCAGAATTTTGAGTAGCTCTTCACGGGAGGTTCCTCGGAGCAGTGACTTCAGGCGACTGGTGAGCAGTTCATTTCCCAGCTCACTGACCAGGGTCAGTCGGTCGTAAATGCCCTCCACTGTCTGCAGGACCACCGACCACTCCTGCTCACGGTACAGTTCCATGGGAGGACGTTTCTCTTCGGTAGTTAACGAATGCAGATAGCGGACAGGCCAGAGAACCCCTTTGCCAATCGCGTTGTAGAAGCCGTGTACATGAGCGGACCAGCCTTCCCGCTGTTCCTGCCACCACTTGCGAATGGAATGCACGATGACGGTGTTGGGAACCAGCGGCCAGTTGTCAATCTCGGCCAGTTCATGTTCTGAGAGCAACTGGGAAGCCGCCAGAAATTCCTGGCTCCGCGTTTTGATTTCCCGCAGATATGCAGGCACGCCGGTCTCCTGGTTGCTCAGGTAATACAGAGCCCCTTTGAGAGTGCGGACTTTGATTTCATCGAAATGCAGTTCTGAGAGGACCTGCATCAGGTTCAGGGCGGAGTCGGTATCAGGCGTTTCCGCTGTTAATGAGTCGCCACTGTTTTCTGGTGTCGGCTCGAACACGCGGCGATAAAAGGGGAGCTGCAGATTGTTGGCAGCCTGTCGGTCATTAGGGGCGATGAAAACAAGCTCAGGATTCACGCCTGTTTCCTGGCAGAAGGTGTTCAACCAGAGCGGCCAGTATTCTTCGTCTTCGGGAAGCTGGCATTGGTTGAATACCGTAATGATGACTTTCTCTTCCCGCGCGGCTTCGCGGAAGAACTGTTTTACTGCAGCGTCATTATATTTCTGTTGCGTGAGGACAGCGACCAGAACGTCGGCTGACTGGCGGATCCGTTCGGCCCGTTCCCAGTTGACTTCGGCGTCGCTGTCGATGTCTGGTGTGTCCAGCACCAGCAGATTGGGGGCCAGGCTCCCGCATTCCTGCCAGAATAGCAGGTGCTGTTCATCAGTTCTCAGCGGGTCTTCTGCTGACGACCAGGGGACCAGTTCAAACCCCTGAAAGACTTTTGACAGATTATGCCGGTCTTCAAACCCAGTGGGGACCAGGCAGACCGGGTGTTTCGTCTGAGAGGCCAGGGGGCTGATGGCACTGGACTGCTGGTTCACCAGATGGTTGAAGATCACACTTTTGCCGATATTAGTGCCGCCAACGACAGCCGCTACCAGGTAAATCTGGTCAGACAGCTGGGGGATCAGTTTCCGCTCCAGAATTTCAAACCATTCACGGCCTTCCAGGCCGGGGAGTTCCAACTGAGCGGACTGCTGTTCCAGAGCGCGCAGCGAGTCCCTGAGCTCCTGGGTTGTGGTGGAAAATGTATGCAGGGTAGATGACATGGTTGCTTTTCAATCGAGTCGCTGTGGAATGCCTTAATCCTGTGTAGAGATGCATTCGCAACAGTTGACAGATTCTTAACTTAAACCGGTTTTTCTGGAGTATATCGACTCGAGGCATTCAGGATGAGCCCAACTTCTTA includes the following:
- a CDS encoding thioredoxin family protein, which codes for MNTLIPATMVLSLSLAPMQAVEVPAIPENVVKLFQVEEDVSNHQILLFTASWCPACVQMKNNEFPALRDKNWEIGESQSSHIRVIDVDQHPGLTDKYNVQSLPTLILVVDGKEVSRSGSLNAYSIAEMFYNRK
- a CDS encoding GTPase domain-containing protein yields the protein MPTSEIAQIEMLAAVDGLIQQLTNWSQKSTGWRTAQQCQAVIQQLLPRLDMLRVRLESPLVIATFGGTGTGKSSLVNALVGSYCTTSGRQRPTTTQPVLIAHPDTDLDRLGLDLSQFQVEQKPLDQLRNIILIDCPDPDTSEESEGENNLTRLQHIIPLCDILLYASTQQKYRSARVSDELREAAVGRRLIFVQTHAGLDEDIRDDWREQLSQQFEVPEIYFVDSVRALEDQLADRPIDPEFASLQNILSTQLGKSERLQVRRANLLELIQHAIDHCAQKFEQSLPEIRELESFLKQQHVTLTTQMSQELRSELLISRNLWERRLLSSISDSWGASPFAMMLRLYNGLGNLIASASLFRARNSAQVALIGALQGARWLGDRHKEQAAEDRLKRIGSFGLDDNTLRESQLLIDGYTQAAGLENQPQLTDSLERLQTEAAHVEEEFLSDAGTKIDGIIGKLARKNSGWFTRLVYESLFLTFVIYALVRIGRNFFMDSFFNESRILPIDFYVTAGVIFLIWTGFLVMMFTRKLKRGLEQEINQLSDQLAQAKLSHGLFPHLEQECRQVHSLQHSLVRMGGEVHHLRTEIASSRILGSWKVNEPTGKAGSGASHLSSQ
- a CDS encoding undecaprenyl-diphosphate phosphatase; translation: MTWLKMFLLSIIQGITEFLPVSSSGHLVIVESFLEIQSDQTDVNIVLHAGTLLSILIFYRRTIFRLLSQDMRVIPLLIVGTLPVVVIGLAAKKFAEHYLESSLLAGCMLPITGLFLLMIPRIPQTDKSYTEITYKQALLIGFAQAFAILPGISRSGSTIVAGLLMGLSRQSAATFSFLLAIPAISGATILETAEIISKKDLTTPLSLLAAGAVISAVVGIVALWLLVRWLEKGKLHYFAYWCIPLGIIIVIIQLMQQ
- a CDS encoding GTPase, whose amino-acid sequence is MSSTLHTFSTTTQELRDSLRALEQQSAQLELPGLEGREWFEILERKLIPQLSDQIYLVAAVVGGTNIGKSVIFNHLVNQQSSAISPLASQTKHPVCLVPTGFEDRHNLSKVFQGFELVPWSSAEDPLRTDEQHLLFWQECGSLAPNLLVLDTPDIDSDAEVNWERAERIRQSADVLVAVLTQQKYNDAAVKQFFREAAREEKVIITVFNQCQLPEDEEYWPLWLNTFCQETGVNPELVFIAPNDRQAANNLQLPFYRRVFEPTPENSGDSLTAETPDTDSALNLMQVLSELHFDEIKVRTLKGALYYLSNQETGVPAYLREIKTRSQEFLAASQLLSEHELAEIDNWPLVPNTVIVHSIRKWWQEQREGWSAHVHGFYNAIGKGVLWPVRYLHSLTTEEKRPPMELYREQEWSVVLQTVEGIYDRLTLVSELGNELLTSRLKSLLRGTSREELLKILHQEHAAFDFNGQLEELVDREMTFFKDESPQYYTFLKQLDRVAAVGRPALSVGLFFVGFGAVGDVGTQLVTDTMIQSVVNVTGDVAGGAATTTFGETAVSSTAATGMGYLEAKFRRFHAVFAQKRTEWLATAIREHLLKTLPEELKSAVSLPESETYQAVQKLTAQLETELKQLQVSL